In Ictalurus furcatus strain D&B chromosome 23, Billie_1.0, whole genome shotgun sequence, a single window of DNA contains:
- the LOC128599867 gene encoding NIPA-like protein 2, which yields MEIYVLGIIIAICGNLLISISLNIQKYTHTRQSQEGTKPYYTSQLWWYGILLMGLGELGNFAAYGFAPASLIAPLGCVSVIASAIISVVFLKEVLRASDLLGGVLALTGTFLLVTFAPHSAPHVTANMVERCLISLQFLIYFFFEVVLFCVLLYLYKCRNLKHIVIVMLLVALLASVTVITVKAVSGMITETIRGSYLQLTYPIFYIMFIIMVVSCAYQIKFLNEAMKMFDATEIVPIHFVFFTASAVIAGILFYEEFYGLSLIYIIMFVLGCLLAFTGVFLIARTRPQIKMDRVFISMGKISGKSSNANIQPERKDNKYEGLASKLVCNSGMQQDDI from the exons ATATATGTCCTAGGGATTATCATTGCAATATGTGGCAATCTCCTTATCAGTATTTCATTGAACATCCAG AAGTACACCCACACACGCCAGTCCCAAGAAGGCACCAAGCCATACTACACCAGTCAACTGTGGTGGTATGGAATCCTACTCATGGGGCTTGGTGAACTTGGTAACTTTGCTGCATATGGATTTGCACCAGCTTCCCTCATTGCTCCTCTCGGCTGTGTGTCTGTCATTG CCAGTGCTATAATCTCTGTGGTTTTCCTGAAAGAGGTTTTACGAGCCTCTGATTTACTGG GGGGTGTTCTTGCTCTAACTGGTACATTCCTGCTGGTGACCTTTGCTCCACACTCTGCCCCCCATGTGACAGCCAACATGGTGGAGCGCTGCCTCATCAGCTTGCAGTTCCTCATCTACTTT TTTTTTgaagtggttttgttttgtgtccTGCTCTACCTGTACAAGTGCAGGAACCTGAAACACATTGTTATTGTGATGCTTCTGGTGGCTCTGCTGG CCTCTGTGACTGTGATCACTGTGAAAGCTGTGTCTGGAATGATCACAGAGACAATTCGTGGGAGCTATTTACAGCTCACTTACCCCATCTTCTACATCATGTTTATCATCATGGTAGTCTCATGTGCCTACCAGATTAA ATTTCTCAATGAAGCTATGAAGATGTTTGATGCCACAGAAATTGTTCCCatccattttgttttcttcacagccaGTGCTGTAATAGCAG ggattttattttatgaagagTTTTATGGTTTATCACTGATATACATCATCATGTTTGTGCTTGG GTGCTTGTTAGCATTTACTGGAGTGTTTCTGATTGCTAGAACACGACCTCAAATCAAAATGGACAGAGTCTTCATCTCTATGGGTAAAATCTCAG GTAAAAGCAGCAATGCTAACATTCAGCCAGAGAGAAAGGACAATAAATATGAAGGTCTGGCTTCCAAACTTGTGTGCAACAGTGGAATGCAGCAAGATGACATTTAG